One segment of Streptomyces sp. NBC_01463 DNA contains the following:
- a CDS encoding AMP-binding protein, translating to MDPNTSAHIDSFAREHLPPADQWPELVFDLPELHYPDRLNCAAELLDRTAERFGPDRAAFRTPDGGVLSYGELRELSDRIAHVLTTDLGVVPGNRVLLRGPTTPTLAACWLAVLKAGAIAVTVLAQQRASELATICSIARISHALCDVRSVDDLVKAEVPGLRTTAYGGDAPDDLLRLAAGRPGRYRAVDTAADDVALIAFTSGTTGRPKGCMHLHRDVLAIADTFSRHVLRPVPDDVFAGSPPLGFTFGLGGLVVFPLRAGASALLLEQAGPKQLLPALAAHRVSVLFTAPTAYRVMLDQLEGHDLSALRRCVSAGENLPVATWRSWYERTGLRIINGIGATELLHIFVSAADEAIRPGTTGLPVPGWQARVVDGEGAPVPDGEPGLLAVRGPVGCRYLADGRQREYVRHGWNLTGDTYVRDADGYFRYVARADDMIISSGYNIAGPEVEDALLRHPEVAEAAVVGRADELRGRIVAAYVVRREGSTLTAEALRGFMRAELAPHKCPRLITFLPTLPRTATGKLQRFRLREDEHGAGAGTPDRE from the coding sequence ATGGACCCGAATACCTCAGCGCACATCGACAGCTTTGCCAGGGAACATCTGCCACCCGCGGACCAGTGGCCGGAACTGGTCTTCGACCTGCCCGAGCTGCACTATCCGGACCGGCTGAACTGCGCCGCCGAGCTCCTGGACCGTACGGCCGAGCGCTTCGGACCGGACCGGGCCGCCTTCCGTACGCCCGACGGCGGGGTGCTGAGTTACGGGGAGCTGCGGGAGCTGAGCGACCGCATCGCCCACGTCCTCACCACGGACCTGGGGGTCGTGCCGGGCAACCGGGTTCTGCTGCGCGGGCCCACGACGCCCACCCTCGCGGCCTGCTGGCTGGCGGTGCTGAAGGCCGGCGCGATCGCCGTCACCGTACTGGCCCAGCAGCGGGCCTCCGAACTCGCCACGATCTGCTCGATCGCCCGGATCAGTCACGCGCTGTGCGACGTCCGGTCGGTCGACGACCTGGTCAAGGCCGAGGTGCCGGGGCTGCGGACCACGGCGTACGGCGGTGACGCACCGGACGACCTGCTGCGGCTGGCGGCCGGCCGGCCCGGCCGCTACCGCGCGGTGGACACCGCGGCGGACGATGTCGCGCTGATCGCCTTCACCTCGGGGACCACCGGACGCCCCAAGGGCTGCATGCATCTGCACCGCGACGTACTGGCCATCGCCGACACCTTCTCGCGGCACGTGCTGCGGCCGGTGCCCGACGACGTGTTCGCGGGCAGCCCGCCGCTCGGCTTCACCTTCGGGCTGGGGGGCCTGGTGGTGTTCCCGCTGCGGGCCGGCGCCTCGGCCCTGCTGCTGGAACAGGCGGGCCCCAAGCAGCTGCTGCCCGCCCTGGCGGCCCACCGGGTCTCGGTGCTGTTCACCGCGCCGACCGCCTACCGGGTGATGCTCGACCAGCTCGAAGGGCACGATCTCTCCGCACTGCGCCGCTGTGTGTCGGCGGGTGAGAACCTGCCCGTCGCGACCTGGCGGTCCTGGTACGAGCGGACCGGCCTGCGGATCATCAACGGCATCGGAGCCACCGAGCTGCTGCACATCTTCGTCTCCGCCGCGGACGAGGCGATCCGCCCCGGCACCACCGGGCTCCCGGTCCCCGGCTGGCAGGCCCGGGTGGTGGACGGGGAGGGCGCCCCGGTGCCGGACGGCGAGCCGGGGCTGCTGGCCGTGCGCGGACCGGTCGGCTGCCGCTATCTCGCCGACGGGCGGCAGCGGGAGTACGTACGGCACGGCTGGAACCTCACCGGCGACACCTATGTGCGCGACGCGGACGGCTACTTCCGCTACGTGGCCCGCGCCGACGACATGATCATCTCGTCCGGGTACAACATCGCGGGCCCCGAGGTCGAGGACGCCCTGCTGCGCCACCCCGAGGTGGCGGAGGCCGCCGTGGTGGGCCGGGCGGACGAGCTGCGCGGCCGGATCGTGGCGGCGTACGTGGTGCGGCGCGAGGGCTCCACCCTGACGGCCGAAGCCCTGCGCGGCTTCATGCGCGCCGAACTGGCCCCGCACAAATGCCCCCGCCTCATCACGTTCCTGCCCACGCTCCCCCGTACCGCCACCGGAAAACTGCAACGGTTCCGGCTCCGCGAGGACGAACACGGTGCGGGAGCGGGCACACCGGACCGAGAATGA
- a CDS encoding FAD-dependent monooxygenase, translated as MATSLRVLIHGGGIGGLTLATALARRGHTVEVAELRDELDALGVGIIQPSNALHVMREIGVLDDCLDAGFEWEVLTIADPAGNTLAAIPQPRMGDAPSNNGIPRPALAQVLGAAATAAGATIRFGSTITELKDDGAGVDVTLSDGSAGRWDLVVGFDGIGSPLRTRLYGDRYAPEYTGFANWRVTVPRQEQVKGVVMSTAGQAAKALLTPITDELMYLGAVFAESEDFRPDPEKAHEQLKERLPMFSGPVAEALATVTGPDAVVYSRISQVTVEEPWHVGRVVLAGDAAHACTPHIAQGAAMAVEDALVLAESLDAGADVPAALGLWEERRRPRAMWVQAMSRAVLKQETGGETTPEEDELLKVGIPGAAHVLVKPY; from the coding sequence ATGGCAACATCCCTGCGCGTCCTGATCCACGGCGGCGGTATCGGCGGGCTGACGCTCGCCACCGCCCTGGCCCGGCGCGGCCACACCGTCGAGGTCGCCGAACTCCGCGACGAGCTGGACGCCCTGGGCGTCGGCATCATCCAGCCGTCCAACGCCCTGCACGTCATGCGTGAGATCGGGGTGCTCGACGACTGCCTCGACGCGGGCTTCGAGTGGGAGGTCCTGACCATCGCGGACCCGGCCGGCAACACCCTGGCGGCCATACCGCAGCCCCGGATGGGCGACGCGCCCTCCAACAACGGCATCCCGCGCCCCGCGCTCGCGCAGGTGCTCGGCGCCGCGGCCACGGCGGCCGGTGCGACGATCCGCTTCGGCTCGACCATCACCGAGCTCAAGGACGACGGCGCGGGCGTGGACGTCACCCTGTCCGACGGCTCGGCCGGCCGCTGGGACCTCGTCGTCGGCTTCGACGGCATCGGCTCGCCGCTGCGCACCCGGCTGTACGGCGACCGCTACGCCCCCGAGTACACCGGCTTCGCCAACTGGCGGGTCACCGTGCCCCGTCAGGAGCAGGTCAAGGGGGTCGTGATGAGTACCGCGGGCCAGGCCGCCAAGGCGCTGCTGACCCCGATCACGGACGAACTGATGTACCTGGGGGCGGTGTTCGCCGAGTCCGAGGACTTCAGGCCCGACCCCGAGAAGGCCCACGAGCAGCTCAAGGAGCGGCTGCCGATGTTCTCGGGACCGGTCGCCGAGGCGCTCGCCACGGTCACCGGCCCGGACGCGGTGGTGTACTCGCGGATCTCGCAGGTGACCGTCGAGGAGCCGTGGCACGTCGGCCGGGTGGTGCTGGCCGGTGACGCCGCGCACGCGTGCACCCCGCACATCGCGCAGGGCGCGGCGATGGCGGTGGAGGACGCACTGGTGCTCGCCGAGTCCCTGGACGCCGGTGCGGACGTCCCGGCCGCCCTCGGCCTCTGGGAGGAGCGGCGCCGGCCCCGCGCCATGTGGGTGCAGGCGATGTCGCGTGCCGTGCTCAAGCAGGAGACGGGCGGCGAGACGACGCCCGAGGAGGACGAGCTGCTGAAGGTCGGCATCCCGGGTGCGGCGCACGTGCTGGTGAAGCCCTACTGA
- a CDS encoding enoyl-CoA hydratase family protein, whose product MSPFPSSAPRTENWQHLRVTTRDGVATVTLARPEKLNALTFGAYADLRDLLAELTRERSVRALVLAGEGRGFCSGGDVDEIIGATLAMDTAQLLDFNRMTGQVVRALRECPFPVVAAVHGVAAGAGAVLALAADFRIADPSARFAFLFTRVGLSGGDMGAAYLLPRVVGLGHATRLLMLGEPVRAPEAERIGLISELAEEGRADEQAAALARRLADGPALALAQTKALLTAELDMPLAAAVEMDAATQALLMHGEDYAEFHAAFTEKRPPKWQGR is encoded by the coding sequence ATGAGTCCGTTTCCCAGCTCCGCGCCCCGTACGGAGAACTGGCAGCATCTGCGGGTCACGACGCGCGACGGTGTCGCCACCGTCACCCTCGCCCGCCCCGAGAAGCTCAACGCGCTGACCTTCGGCGCCTACGCCGACCTGCGTGACCTGCTGGCCGAGCTCACGCGGGAGCGCTCGGTACGGGCCCTGGTGCTGGCCGGCGAGGGGCGCGGCTTCTGCTCCGGCGGCGATGTCGACGAGATCATCGGCGCCACCCTCGCGATGGACACCGCCCAGCTGCTGGACTTCAACCGGATGACGGGCCAGGTCGTACGGGCCCTGCGGGAGTGCCCGTTCCCCGTCGTCGCCGCCGTGCACGGGGTCGCCGCCGGAGCCGGTGCCGTCCTCGCCCTGGCCGCCGACTTCCGCATCGCCGACCCCTCCGCCCGGTTCGCCTTCCTCTTCACCCGCGTCGGGCTCTCCGGCGGGGACATGGGCGCGGCCTATCTGCTGCCCCGGGTCGTCGGCCTCGGCCACGCCACCCGGCTGCTGATGCTGGGCGAACCCGTCCGCGCCCCCGAGGCCGAGAGGATCGGACTCATCAGCGAACTGGCCGAGGAGGGCCGGGCCGACGAACAGGCCGCGGCGCTCGCCCGCCGCCTCGCGGACGGACCCGCGCTCGCCCTCGCCCAGACCAAGGCGCTGCTCACCGCCGAGCTCGACATGCCGCTGGCCGCCGCCGTGGAGATGGACGCCGCCACCCAGGCCCTGCTGATGCACGGCGAGGACTACGCCGAGTTCCACGCGGCGTTCACCGAGAAGCGCCCGCCGAAGTGGCAGGGCCGGTGA
- a CDS encoding ATP-binding protein — protein sequence MPPDVPAPASWRIALPHSAAAVPIARALIRTVLADIDTGTEAPADSYTAELLTAELVANAVEHTPGDEPVELVVELLPNGCQVEVHDGDPAPPGDLSRPEPGCEPDPWQEHGRGLLLIRTLSSSCGHRTTERGKAVWFTLPSPAGPTP from the coding sequence GTGCCGCCCGATGTCCCCGCACCCGCCTCCTGGCGTATCGCCCTGCCGCACTCCGCGGCCGCGGTGCCGATCGCCCGCGCGCTGATCCGTACGGTGCTGGCCGACATCGACACCGGCACGGAAGCCCCGGCCGACAGCTACACCGCCGAGCTGCTGACCGCGGAGCTGGTGGCCAACGCCGTGGAGCACACCCCCGGCGACGAGCCCGTCGAGCTGGTGGTGGAGCTCCTGCCGAACGGCTGCCAGGTGGAGGTCCACGACGGCGATCCGGCCCCGCCGGGCGATCTGTCCCGCCCGGAGCCGGGCTGCGAGCCCGATCCGTGGCAGGAGCACGGCCGGGGGCTGCTGCTGATCCGCACCCTCAGCTCGTCCTGCGGCCACCGCACGACCGAGCGCGGCAAGGCGGTGTGGTTCACCCTGCCGTCGCCCGCCGGGCCCACCCCCTGA
- a CDS encoding GNAT family N-acetyltransferase, with protein sequence MTWTFTDDVELFLEAAGPSLAASPAESTLVLTVTASLRRHGPHAYGDHPPVMGWWRGADGEVAGTLLHTPPYPATLNALAPEAVGPLMAARRLTDVNADRATARAVAAHWPGHRVDEEQRLYRLGELIPPSPAPAGRARAATPADRELLLGWFAAFAVEIGGPGARGARQARAVDERTAEGRLTLWENDGVPVSMAGISPRLAGTARVAPVYTPPEHRGRGYAAAVTAEVSRAAREAGAQEVLLFTDLANPTSNGVYKRLGYRPVADRLLVRAEEASDG encoded by the coding sequence ATGACCTGGACCTTCACGGACGACGTCGAGCTCTTCCTCGAAGCGGCCGGCCCCTCGCTCGCCGCCAGCCCCGCCGAGAGCACGCTCGTGCTGACCGTCACCGCCTCCCTGCGCCGGCACGGGCCGCACGCCTACGGTGACCATCCCCCGGTGATGGGCTGGTGGCGCGGTGCCGACGGCGAGGTCGCGGGCACCCTGTTGCACACACCGCCCTATCCCGCGACGCTGAACGCGCTCGCCCCGGAGGCGGTGGGCCCGTTGATGGCCGCCCGCCGGCTCACGGACGTCAACGCGGACCGGGCCACGGCCCGGGCGGTGGCGGCCCACTGGCCGGGGCACCGGGTCGACGAGGAGCAGCGGCTGTACCGGCTGGGCGAGCTGATCCCGCCGTCCCCCGCCCCGGCGGGCCGGGCGAGGGCCGCGACGCCCGCGGACCGGGAGCTGCTGCTGGGCTGGTTCGCCGCGTTCGCGGTCGAGATCGGGGGGCCGGGTGCGCGCGGCGCACGTCAGGCACGGGCGGTCGACGAGCGCACGGCGGAGGGCCGGCTGACGCTCTGGGAGAACGACGGTGTCCCCGTGTCGATGGCGGGCATCTCGCCGCGGCTCGCGGGCACCGCGCGCGTCGCCCCCGTCTACACCCCGCCGGAGCACCGCGGCCGCGGCTACGCGGCGGCGGTGACCGCCGAGGTCAGCCGCGCGGCCAGGGAGGCGGGTGCGCAGGAGGTGCTGCTCTTCACCGACCTCGCCAACCCGACGAGCAACGGCGTGTACAAGCGCCTCGGTTATCGCCCGGTCGCGGACCGGCTGCTGGTCCGGGCCGAGGAGGCGAGCGATGGATGA
- a CDS encoding bifunctional salicylyl-CoA 5-hydroxylase/oxidoreductase, which translates to MAPPDSETPALRRIAVIGGGPGGLYAAALLKRLGPEREITLWERNAPDDTFGFGVVLSDETLGGIEHADPAVHAALQREFVRWDDIDIVHRGHTQTSGGHGFAALGRRRLLEILHERCAGLGVSLRFRERAPSAAELAASHDLVIAADGVHSLTRDAQAEHFGPRLTTHRCRYIWLAADFALDAFRFETAETAYGVMQLHAYPYSRPSPSAPDGPGASTVIVEMREEVWRAAGFDTCDPAESTRHCAKIFADALGHRPLRSHNSSWLTFRTVVNERWSHGNTVLIGDAAHTAHFSIGSGTKLAVEDALALAACIEEQPTLPAALAAYENERRPVVESTQRAAAASLRWFEELGTYVDQPPRQFAFNLLTRSRRVTHDNLRLRDASFTAAVEDEFGCPPGTPPMFTPLRLRGLELRNRVVVSPMDMYSATDGVPGDFHLVHLGARALGGAGLVMTEMVCVSPEGRITPGCTGLYTAEQVAAWSRITGFVHTGSPGTAIGIQLGHSGRKGSTRLMWDGIDQPLDRGNWPLTAASPIPYAEGVNQTPHALDRAGMDAVREQFAAAAARADTCGFDLLELHCAHGYLLSGFLSPLTNHRTDAYGGTLANRLRFPLEVFDAVRERWPDDRPMTVRISATDWAEGGTTGEDAVEIARAFVAHGADAIDVSTGQVVPFERPEYGRSYQTPYADRIRNTLCVPVIAVGAISSWDDVNSLLLAGRADLCALARPHLHDPHWTLHAAAAQDYTGPGAPWPLPYRAGSRPPPTGRTDAPKPRLTLG; encoded by the coding sequence GTGGCACCCCCCGACAGCGAGACGCCCGCGCTCCGCCGGATCGCCGTCATCGGCGGCGGCCCCGGCGGGCTCTACGCCGCGGCACTCCTCAAACGGCTCGGCCCGGAGCGCGAGATCACCCTCTGGGAGCGCAACGCCCCCGACGACACCTTCGGCTTCGGCGTCGTCCTCTCCGACGAGACCCTCGGCGGCATCGAGCACGCCGACCCGGCCGTCCACGCCGCCCTCCAGCGCGAGTTCGTCCGCTGGGACGACATCGACATCGTCCACCGCGGCCACACCCAGACCTCCGGCGGTCACGGCTTCGCCGCGCTCGGCCGCCGCCGGCTCCTGGAGATCCTCCACGAACGCTGCGCCGGCCTGGGGGTGAGCCTCCGCTTCCGCGAACGGGCGCCGTCCGCCGCCGAACTCGCCGCCTCCCACGACCTGGTGATCGCCGCCGACGGGGTGCACAGCCTCACCCGCGACGCCCAGGCGGAGCACTTCGGCCCCCGCCTCACCACCCACCGCTGCCGCTACATCTGGCTCGCCGCCGACTTCGCCCTCGACGCCTTCCGCTTCGAGACCGCCGAGACCGCCTACGGCGTGATGCAACTGCACGCCTACCCGTACTCCCGCCCGTCGCCCTCCGCGCCGGACGGACCCGGCGCCTCGACCGTCATCGTCGAGATGCGCGAAGAGGTCTGGCGCGCGGCCGGATTCGACACCTGCGACCCGGCGGAGTCGACGCGGCACTGCGCCAAGATCTTCGCCGACGCCCTCGGCCACCGGCCGCTGCGCTCCCACAACTCCTCCTGGCTCACCTTCCGCACCGTCGTCAACGAACGCTGGTCGCACGGCAACACCGTCCTCATCGGCGACGCCGCCCACACCGCCCACTTCTCCATCGGCTCCGGCACCAAACTCGCCGTGGAGGACGCCCTCGCCCTCGCCGCCTGCATCGAGGAACAGCCCACCCTGCCCGCCGCCCTCGCCGCGTACGAGAACGAGCGCCGGCCCGTCGTCGAGTCGACCCAGCGCGCCGCGGCGGCCAGCCTGCGCTGGTTCGAGGAGCTGGGCACCTACGTCGACCAGCCGCCCCGCCAGTTCGCCTTCAACCTCCTCACCCGCAGCCGCCGCGTCACCCACGACAACCTGCGGCTGCGCGACGCCTCCTTCACCGCGGCCGTCGAGGACGAGTTCGGCTGCCCGCCGGGCACCCCGCCGATGTTCACCCCGCTGCGGCTGCGCGGACTGGAACTGCGCAACCGCGTCGTCGTCTCGCCCATGGACATGTACTCCGCCACCGACGGCGTCCCCGGCGACTTCCACCTCGTGCACCTCGGCGCCCGGGCGCTCGGCGGCGCCGGACTGGTCATGACGGAAATGGTCTGCGTCAGCCCCGAGGGCCGCATCACCCCCGGCTGCACCGGCCTCTACACCGCGGAACAGGTGGCCGCCTGGAGCAGGATCACCGGCTTCGTGCACACCGGCTCACCCGGCACCGCGATCGGGATCCAGCTCGGCCACTCCGGCCGCAAGGGCTCCACCCGGCTCATGTGGGACGGCATCGACCAGCCGCTCGACCGCGGCAACTGGCCGCTCACCGCCGCCTCCCCGATCCCGTACGCCGAAGGCGTCAACCAGACCCCGCACGCGCTGGACCGTGCCGGGATGGACGCCGTCCGCGAGCAGTTCGCGGCCGCCGCCGCCCGCGCCGACACCTGCGGGTTCGACCTCCTCGAACTTCACTGCGCCCACGGCTACCTGCTCTCCGGATTCCTCTCCCCGCTCACCAACCACCGCACCGACGCCTACGGCGGCACCCTGGCGAACCGGCTCCGCTTCCCGCTCGAGGTCTTCGACGCGGTCCGCGAACGGTGGCCCGACGACCGGCCGATGACCGTCCGGATCTCCGCGACCGACTGGGCCGAGGGCGGCACGACCGGTGAGGACGCCGTCGAGATCGCCCGCGCCTTCGTCGCACACGGCGCCGACGCCATCGACGTCTCCACCGGCCAGGTCGTCCCCTTCGAGCGGCCCGAGTACGGGCGCTCCTACCAGACCCCGTACGCCGACCGGATCCGCAACACCCTGTGCGTGCCCGTCATCGCGGTCGGCGCCATCTCCTCCTGGGACGACGTCAACTCACTGCTGCTCGCGGGCCGCGCCGACCTCTGCGCCCTGGCCCGCCCCCATCTCCACGACCCGCACTGGACGCTCCACGCGGCGGCCGCACAGGACTACACGGGACCGGGCGCGCCCTGGCCGCTCCCGTACCGCGCGGGCAGCCGCCCCCCGCCGACGGGCCGCACGGACGCACCGAAGCCCCGGCTCACCCTGGGCTGA
- a CDS encoding RidA family protein, with protein MSPIHRINPAELSPPAGFSHAVTVTGGHLVFLAGQTALDGRGDVVGSTLPEQFATALGNLLTALRAAGGSPQDLARVTVYATDVADYRANVAELGRIWRQLAGRDYPAMAVIGVVRLWDEQALVEIDGVAVLP; from the coding sequence ATGAGCCCGATCCACCGGATCAACCCCGCCGAACTCTCACCGCCCGCGGGCTTCTCGCACGCGGTGACCGTCACCGGGGGCCATCTGGTCTTCCTGGCCGGACAGACCGCGCTCGACGGGCGCGGCGACGTCGTCGGGAGCACGCTTCCCGAGCAGTTCGCGACAGCCCTGGGCAATCTGCTCACCGCCCTGCGCGCGGCGGGTGGTTCCCCGCAGGACCTGGCCCGGGTCACGGTCTACGCCACCGACGTCGCCGACTACCGGGCCAACGTCGCCGAACTGGGCCGGATCTGGCGGCAGCTGGCGGGCCGCGACTACCCGGCGATGGCCGTCATCGGGGTGGTGCGCCTCTGGGACGAACAGGCGCTCGTCGAGATCGACGGAGTGGCGGTCCTGCCCTGA
- a CDS encoding acyl-CoA dehydrogenase family protein, translated as MTAFSLDPAQTAWCEELRTLAAERLRPLAGKGEPGHVNRPLVAALGELGLLDRMLGSGALDLCLLRESLARGCTEAETALALQGLGTYPVVQAGTPAHRERWLPEVRAGRAVAAFALSEPGAGSDAAALALEAVHAPGGWRLSGGKCWISNAPEADFYTVFARTTQGAGARGVTAFLVPADRPGLTGTALDMLSPHPIGALDFDGVPVTPDDVLGEPDRGFRVAMNTLNLFRPSVGAFAVGMARAALDATVAHTATRTAFGGPLAELQAVSHQVAEMATRTEAARLLVYAAAAAYDAGEPGVPRRAAMAKLYATETAQYVVDTAVQLHGARALRRGHLLEHLYREVRAPRIYEGASEVQRTIIAKELYANREPSA; from the coding sequence ATGACGGCATTCTCACTCGATCCGGCACAGACCGCCTGGTGCGAGGAGCTGCGCACGCTGGCCGCCGAGCGGCTGCGCCCGCTCGCCGGCAAGGGCGAGCCCGGGCACGTCAACCGCCCGCTGGTCGCCGCGCTCGGCGAGCTCGGCCTGCTGGACCGGATGCTGGGCTCCGGCGCGCTCGACCTCTGCCTGCTGCGCGAGTCGCTCGCCCGCGGCTGCACGGAGGCGGAGACCGCGCTTGCGCTCCAGGGCCTCGGGACGTATCCCGTGGTGCAGGCGGGCACCCCCGCCCACCGCGAGCGCTGGCTCCCCGAGGTCCGCGCGGGCCGCGCCGTCGCCGCGTTCGCGCTGAGCGAGCCGGGGGCGGGGTCCGACGCGGCGGCCCTCGCCCTGGAAGCCGTCCACGCGCCCGGCGGCTGGCGGCTGAGCGGCGGGAAGTGCTGGATCTCCAACGCCCCGGAGGCCGACTTCTACACCGTCTTCGCCCGGACGACACAGGGCGCCGGAGCCCGCGGCGTCACAGCGTTCCTGGTCCCCGCCGACCGCCCCGGGCTGACCGGCACCGCCCTGGACATGCTCTCCCCGCACCCGATCGGCGCCCTGGACTTCGACGGCGTCCCGGTCACCCCCGACGACGTGCTGGGCGAACCGGACCGTGGCTTCCGGGTCGCCATGAACACCCTCAACCTGTTCCGGCCCAGCGTCGGTGCCTTCGCCGTCGGCATGGCCCGCGCGGCCCTCGATGCCACCGTGGCGCACACCGCCACCCGCACCGCGTTCGGCGGGCCGCTCGCGGAGCTGCAGGCCGTCTCCCACCAGGTCGCGGAGATGGCGACGCGCACGGAGGCCGCCCGGCTCCTGGTGTACGCGGCCGCCGCCGCGTACGACGCGGGGGAGCCCGGCGTCCCGCGGCGGGCGGCCATGGCCAAGCTGTACGCCACCGAGACCGCGCAGTACGTCGTGGACACCGCCGTCCAGCTGCACGGCGCCCGCGCCCTGCGCCGCGGCCACCTCCTCGAACACCTCTACCGCGAGGTCCGCGCCCCACGGATCTACGAGGGCGCCAGCGAGGTCCAGCGCACCATCATCGCCAAGGAGCTGTACGCGAACCGGGAGCCGTCCGCATGA
- a CDS encoding PaaX family transcriptional regulator — protein sequence MVEPHTPRSLIVTLYGAYGRTRGDAPMPVAELIRLLGAVGVEAPAVRSSVSRLKRRGLLVAARTAGGAAGYALSADARQLLDDGDRRIYRHPDPRIEDGWVLAVFSVPEAERHKRHLLRSRLSRLGFGTAAPGVWIAPAGLYDETRHTLERLELAPYVELFRGDHLGFAATGESVARWWDLEAVARLHDDFLERHEPVLRSWESRPDEAPEPEAAYRDYLSALDSWRRVPYADPGLPRELLPEKWPGGRSAEVFGLLHERLRDAGAEFVGQ from the coding sequence ATGGTCGAACCGCACACTCCCCGCTCGCTGATAGTCACCCTCTACGGTGCGTACGGCCGCACCCGGGGCGACGCCCCGATGCCGGTGGCGGAGCTCATCCGGCTGCTGGGCGCCGTCGGCGTCGAGGCGCCGGCCGTGCGGTCGTCCGTGTCGCGGCTGAAGCGGCGCGGGCTGCTCGTCGCGGCGCGTACGGCGGGCGGGGCGGCCGGATACGCCCTGTCGGCCGATGCCCGGCAGCTGCTCGACGACGGGGACCGGCGGATCTACCGGCATCCGGACCCGCGCATCGAGGACGGCTGGGTGCTCGCCGTGTTCTCCGTGCCGGAGGCCGAACGCCACAAGCGGCACCTGCTGCGATCACGCCTGTCCCGGCTGGGATTCGGCACCGCGGCGCCCGGTGTCTGGATCGCACCGGCCGGGCTGTACGACGAGACCAGGCACACCCTGGAGCGGCTGGAACTCGCCCCGTACGTGGAGCTGTTCCGCGGCGACCACCTGGGCTTCGCGGCCACCGGGGAATCTGTGGCCCGCTGGTGGGACCTGGAGGCCGTGGCCCGGCTGCACGACGACTTCCTGGAGCGGCACGAACCGGTACTGCGGTCCTGGGAGTCCCGCCCCGACGAGGCGCCGGAACCGGAGGCGGCGTACCGCGACTACCTGTCGGCGCTGGACTCCTGGCGGCGGGTGCCGTACGCGGACCCGGGGCTGCCGCGGGAGCTGCTGCCGGAGAAGTGGCCGGGCGGCAGGTCGGCGGAGGTGTTCGGGCTGCTGCACGAGCGGTTGCGGGACGCGGGGGCGGAGTTCGTCGGGCAGTAA